A part of Myxococcales bacterium genomic DNA contains:
- the trxB gene encoding thioredoxin-disulfide reductase: MDSTNKVHKVVIIGSGPAGYTAALYASRATLKPLLFKGSAPNLPGGQLMMTSEVENFPGFPKGLLGPELMEKFEQQAQRFGAQCIEKNIIEVDFSKRPYRLIAEDGEELLAHTVIIATGANARLLGIPLEKELISQGAGVSACATCDGAFYKDVDVAVVGGGDSAMEEALFLTRYARSVTLIHRSENFRASKIMVERCQSNSKIKWALNKNVVELVTTKKNPLGKEVLCSLKVQDAVTKETTLVEAEGLFVAIGHKPNTGLFSKYLALDAKGYIITRDKTSKTEVPGVFACGDVQDSVYRQAITAAGSGCMAAIDAERFLETHGL; this comes from the coding sequence ATGGATTCAACAAACAAAGTACACAAAGTAGTTATCATTGGCTCTGGGCCCGCAGGCTATACCGCTGCGCTTTATGCCTCGCGAGCGACACTTAAACCCTTACTGTTCAAAGGCTCGGCCCCTAATCTTCCTGGTGGACAACTGATGATGACTTCCGAAGTTGAGAATTTTCCAGGTTTCCCGAAGGGCTTGTTAGGGCCTGAGCTCATGGAAAAATTTGAACAACAAGCTCAACGATTCGGCGCACAATGTATTGAAAAAAATATCATTGAGGTTGATTTTTCAAAACGCCCCTACCGGCTAATCGCCGAAGATGGCGAGGAACTCCTTGCTCACACAGTCATTATTGCTACCGGCGCCAATGCACGCTTACTGGGAATTCCTCTTGAAAAAGAGCTCATCTCGCAAGGAGCAGGGGTCTCCGCGTGTGCGACCTGTGACGGCGCTTTTTATAAAGATGTCGATGTGGCGGTTGTCGGGGGAGGAGATAGCGCAATGGAAGAAGCCTTGTTTCTCACTCGTTATGCTCGCTCTGTTACTCTTATTCATCGGAGCGAAAACTTCCGAGCAAGCAAGATCATGGTAGAAAGATGTCAAAGCAACTCAAAAATAAAATGGGCGCTCAACAAAAATGTTGTCGAACTTGTTACAACGAAAAAAAACCCTCTCGGGAAAGAGGTTTTGTGCTCCCTAAAGGTTCAAGACGCTGTAACCAAAGAAACGACACTTGTTGAAGCTGAAGGGTTATTCGTCGCCATTGGGCACAAACCGAACACAGGCTTATTTAGTAAATACCTCGCGTTAGATGCTAAGGGATACATTATCACACGAGATAAAACATCAAAAACCGAGGTGCCGGGCGTTTTTGCGTGCGGCGATGTCCAAGACAGCGTTTACCGTCAAGCAATAACTGCTGCGGGCTCCGGCTGCATGGCAGCAATAGACGCTGAGCGTTTTTTGGAAACACATGGCCTCTAA
- the uvrB gene encoding excinuclease ABC subunit UvrB, translating into MKKSFELHADYKPSGDQPNAISSLAKGIKDGKREQVLLGVTGSGKTFTMANVIQSVNKPTLVLAHNKTLVGQLYEELRAFFPNNAVEYFVSYYDYYQPEAYVPSTDTYIEKDSQINETIDRMRHRATTSLLTRDDVIIVASVSCIYGIGSTDSYQNMTVFIEKDRSFRRESLMRQLIESQYLRNDIDFSRGTFRAKGDIIDIFPPSEENLAVRINFFGDNVERITMVDPLKGKTVRELSYVTIFPASHYATTKEKMSLALKSIRDELLNELISLKKQNKLLEAQRLEQRTLFDLEMLETVGVCKGIENYSRHLSGRLCGEPPPTLIDYFPKDFLLFVDESHQTIPQIRGMYRGDRARKETLTSHGFRLPSALDNRPLRFDEFDSIFNQAVYVSATPGNFEIERAQGEIVEQIIRPTGLLDPQVKIRPVSTQIDDVVHEAKTKAQNNERVLITTLTKRMAEDLTDYLIDVGVKTRYLHSDIDTIERAEIIRALRLGEFDVLVGINLLREGLDLPEVSLVAILDADKEGFLRSETGLIQTIGRAARNINGMAILYADTITDSVRSAVSETNRRRKLQKQYNEKHGITPKSTSREISRLHDGYIEQEQKTAPPKERLSVREIEKKINSLKGKMRIKAQKMDFEGAATIRDEISELRKLLLSVETGTLKD; encoded by the coding sequence ATCAAAAAATCTTTTGAATTGCACGCAGACTATAAGCCCTCGGGTGATCAACCAAACGCCATATCTTCTCTCGCCAAAGGAATTAAAGATGGTAAACGGGAGCAGGTTTTATTAGGTGTGACAGGCTCAGGAAAAACCTTTACCATGGCTAACGTTATCCAGAGCGTCAACAAACCAACGCTTGTATTAGCCCACAATAAAACCTTGGTTGGTCAGCTCTATGAAGAACTTCGTGCTTTTTTCCCTAATAATGCCGTTGAATATTTTGTAAGCTATTATGATTATTACCAACCTGAAGCATATGTTCCCTCGACAGACACTTATATTGAAAAAGACAGCCAAATCAACGAAACAATAGATCGAATGCGGCACAGAGCAACCACTTCTCTTTTAACAAGGGATGACGTCATCATTGTTGCTTCAGTAAGCTGCATCTATGGTATCGGAAGCACTGATAGTTACCAAAATATGACCGTATTCATCGAAAAGGATCGCTCTTTCCGCCGAGAATCCCTCATGAGACAACTAATCGAAAGTCAGTATCTAAGAAATGATATTGATTTTTCTCGAGGAACATTTCGGGCAAAAGGTGATATTATCGATATTTTTCCTCCAAGCGAAGAAAACCTTGCGGTGAGAATTAATTTTTTCGGAGATAATGTTGAAAGAATCACAATGGTTGATCCTTTAAAAGGAAAAACTGTTCGAGAGTTATCCTATGTCACTATTTTTCCCGCCAGCCATTACGCAACCACAAAAGAAAAAATGTCTCTCGCTTTAAAATCAATCCGAGACGAATTGCTTAACGAATTAATCTCTTTAAAAAAACAAAACAAACTCCTTGAGGCACAGCGCCTTGAGCAGCGAACATTGTTTGACCTTGAAATGCTTGAAACTGTCGGAGTTTGCAAGGGAATCGAGAACTATTCTCGTCATCTTTCTGGTCGTCTCTGTGGTGAACCTCCCCCCACTTTGATTGATTATTTTCCGAAGGATTTTTTACTTTTTGTCGATGAATCACATCAAACAATTCCTCAAATACGAGGAATGTACCGAGGAGACCGCGCTAGAAAAGAAACTTTAACTTCCCACGGGTTCAGGCTTCCGTCGGCATTAGACAACAGACCTTTGAGATTTGATGAATTCGATTCTATTTTTAATCAAGCGGTATACGTCTCTGCAACCCCAGGCAATTTTGAAATTGAAAGAGCTCAAGGTGAAATAGTTGAACAAATAATACGGCCTACTGGTCTACTAGATCCGCAGGTAAAGATTAGACCCGTGTCCACTCAGATCGACGATGTTGTACACGAAGCAAAAACAAAAGCCCAAAACAACGAAAGAGTGTTAATAACAACGCTAACAAAGCGCATGGCTGAAGATTTGACAGACTATTTAATCGATGTCGGAGTTAAGACTCGTTATTTACATTCAGATATAGATACAATCGAAAGGGCGGAAATAATTCGCGCTCTTCGTCTTGGAGAGTTTGATGTTTTGGTCGGCATCAATCTGTTGCGAGAAGGTTTAGATCTTCCAGAAGTAAGTCTGGTGGCAATTCTCGACGCAGATAAAGAAGGATTTCTTAGATCGGAAACAGGACTAATTCAAACAATCGGTAGAGCAGCGCGAAACATCAACGGTATGGCTATACTTTATGCCGATACAATAACTGACTCTGTACGCTCAGCCGTCTCAGAGACAAACAGAAGAAGAAAGCTTCAAAAACAATACAATGAAAAACACGGTATCACCCCCAAGAGCACCTCAAGAGAAATTTCAAGACTCCATGATGGCTATATAGAGCAGGAACAAAAAACAGCGCCCCCCAAAGAACGGTTATCGGTTCGAGAAATTGAGAAAAAAATTAACAGCTTGAAAGGAAAAATGCGTATTAAGGCGCAAAAAATGGATTTTGAAGGAGCCGCCACTATACGTGACGAGATCAGTGAGTTGCGCAAGCTCTTGTTAAGCGTTGAAACAGGTACGCTTAAGGATTAA
- a CDS encoding phytase produces MRKHATVLALLFCLISNGNMRESSPSSLTIVEATQKTQDVETAGDAADDIAIYVHPKKPSQSLIIGTDKHYGLNIYSLSGEKKQGFPDGEINNVDLRYGFRFKGKTITLIGAGNRTTNTMDFYSIDKDSDAVQRLSIKSLDAGLNIYGSCFYQSPISDKFYFFVNSKKGEVIQWEIFEEKQSLSAKKTRSFNVGSQTEGCVSDDDLKRFYVAEENVGIWSYGAEPSEGEKRKLIDKTGKNGHLMADVEGLALYKIGKNEGYLLASSQGENAFNIYKRSDNGYLGKFFISYQDKLVMNCDGIEATAHYLNLSYPTGMMVVQDGNPNNERQSFKLVPWHKIALGFYPPLLMVPLNS; encoded by the coding sequence ATGAGAAAACACGCCACGGTATTGGCTCTCTTGTTTTGTCTTATTTCCAATGGCAACATGAGAGAGAGCTCTCCATCATCACTCACTATTGTTGAAGCAACCCAAAAAACTCAGGATGTCGAAACAGCTGGAGATGCTGCCGATGACATCGCCATCTATGTACACCCTAAAAAACCCTCCCAAAGCCTCATTATCGGAACCGATAAACACTATGGTCTCAATATATACAGTCTTTCAGGGGAAAAAAAACAAGGATTTCCTGATGGAGAAATAAATAATGTCGATTTGCGTTATGGGTTTCGATTTAAAGGGAAAACTATAACCCTTATCGGAGCTGGCAACCGAACCACAAACACTATGGATTTTTATTCAATAGATAAAGATTCCGATGCAGTGCAACGTCTTTCAATAAAATCCCTCGACGCTGGTCTTAATATCTACGGTTCTTGTTTCTACCAAAGTCCCATTTCAGATAAATTCTATTTCTTTGTCAATAGCAAAAAAGGCGAAGTAATTCAGTGGGAGATATTTGAAGAAAAGCAAAGTTTGAGTGCGAAAAAGACTAGAAGTTTTAATGTTGGATCACAAACCGAAGGCTGTGTTTCCGATGATGATCTTAAGCGATTTTATGTTGCGGAAGAAAACGTCGGAATATGGAGTTATGGCGCAGAGCCAAGCGAGGGAGAAAAAAGAAAACTTATTGATAAAACAGGAAAAAATGGCCACTTGATGGCTGATGTTGAAGGGCTTGCTCTTTATAAAATCGGAAAAAACGAAGGTTATTTATTGGCTTCCAGTCAAGGGGAAAACGCTTTTAATATCTATAAAAGAAGCGATAATGGCTACTTAGGTAAATTTTTCATAAGCTATCAAGATAAGTTAGTTATGAACTGCGATGGCATCGAAGCCACCGCTCACTACTTAAACTTGAGCTACCCAACAGGAATGATGGTTGTGCAAGATGGCAACCCAAACAATGAGCGACAAAGTTTTAAACTGGTCCCCTGGCACAAAATTGCGCTCGGGTTTTACCCGCCCCTTTTAATGGTGCCTCTCAATTCATAA
- a CDS encoding DedA family protein produces MPDQLLKVITLINDLPSYIRAVFLALSVMLEYIFPIFPGDTVVIACGFFALYGTFSVGEIIFSISLGTITGITLAFGFGKLISKNKFPKKYLKYFSQRKVEQIKLWYQKWGYGLLLINRFFPGIRTLFFVTAGMSGLSYFWVLLCGFFSAFIFNSLLFFLGNSLAQNLDIITSTVQNYLNFFYLLSVVVVTILLLKFFSKKTK; encoded by the coding sequence ATGCCAGATCAGCTGCTAAAAGTTATTACACTTATAAACGATCTTCCCTCGTATATTCGCGCAGTATTTTTAGCTCTTTCAGTTATGCTTGAATATATTTTTCCTATCTTTCCAGGAGACACGGTTGTTATTGCTTGTGGTTTTTTTGCTCTTTATGGAACTTTTTCTGTGGGTGAAATAATTTTTTCCATATCGCTTGGAACCATCACTGGAATTACGCTGGCGTTTGGTTTTGGAAAACTCATTAGCAAAAATAAATTTCCCAAAAAATATTTGAAATATTTTTCCCAAAGAAAAGTAGAGCAAATTAAATTATGGTACCAAAAATGGGGTTACGGCCTCCTGCTTATCAATCGTTTTTTTCCCGGCATTCGTACTTTATTTTTTGTGACAGCCGGCATGAGCGGATTGTCTTACTTTTGGGTATTGCTTTGCGGTTTTTTTTCGGCGTTTATTTTTAATTCTCTTTTGTTCTTTTTGGGCAACTCTCTCGCCCAAAACCTAGATATCATCACCAGTACTGTTCAAAATTATTTAAATTTTTTCTATTTATTATCCGTTGTTGTTGTTACAATTCTTTTACTAAAATTTTTCAGCAAGAAAACTAAATAG